The Silvanigrella paludirubra genome includes a window with the following:
- a CDS encoding ATP-binding protein: MEFACNCINEKDRINTLENYYILDTENEEIFDDITLLASSICKTSISLISLVDKNRQWFKSKHGLKIEETSRKISFCGHAIHQTKILEIQDAKKDKRFFDNPLVVGEPFIRFYAGAPLISSNGNIIGTLCVIDQKPKKLTKEQKKHLEKLSKQVIKILDLRIENNNYYKLKNHLNTIFDNMNNAFLVQDENGEINKFNKTALDILKLKSNESLNLNFFLDQIDILNEDGKKINKYKFPSNISLEEGENLRNIVIGLRNKKKEIIWLRINTTVIFHQKSTKILFVITEFTDITENKILSDNVKKIQLEILEKRIFLDIILQNIPSAIIVKDVKNDFRNLIWSKGAEQILMRSAEDAIGKNVYDHYPKEIADKYHNWDLEVIKNETVLKIEAAETLVPHKGKILVQTRKIPIKTNSNEGYRYLLTVLDDITELYKNKEDAQAAAKAKSEFLANISHEIRTPMNGIIGMCDLLLDNNSLPNQIEKLKIIQNCGSVLLNLVNDVLDFSKLEAGKLNLEKIPFNLNKSCFEIVELLNNQASVKGLILSYKCDPLIPEWILGSPNQFRQILMNLVTNAIKFTERGYVRIFSKLINDIDNNLVIEISVEDTGLGISKENQSKLFQNFSQVDASTTRVYGGTGLGLAICKGLCELMGGTIWLESIKEKGSVFFFTFTAQNLDENQKLKLNKPSFIFDSFMEKKYPLNILVVEDNKINYQVINGILEKFGYKPDLATNGIIALEKIDTNNYDLIFMDSHMPELDGFEATKLIIKKYEKLNKKRPRIIALTASSMKEDKDHCFSIGMDGFLSKPILIESLFQEIEKCFLNIEKEYNLNFKNENSKLSFNLNSFLNNFHGIEDLAYITIGNFVKLLPSYKNKIDQAIKNKNAFDIEYSAHNFKSALSYINAEKSLFIVEKIEKMGRENKVDLAINLYEELINELDNLMSELMNYEQKKEK, encoded by the coding sequence ATGGAATTCGCTTGTAATTGTATAAATGAAAAAGATAGAATAAATACGTTAGAAAATTATTATATTCTAGATACAGAAAATGAAGAAATATTTGATGACATTACTCTATTAGCTTCTTCTATTTGTAAAACATCTATATCTCTAATTAGTTTAGTTGATAAAAATAGGCAATGGTTTAAGTCAAAACATGGTTTAAAAATTGAAGAAACATCGAGAAAAATCTCCTTTTGTGGTCATGCCATTCATCAAACTAAAATCTTAGAAATACAAGATGCTAAAAAAGATAAACGTTTTTTTGATAATCCGTTAGTGGTTGGAGAGCCTTTTATTCGATTTTATGCAGGGGCACCATTAATTTCTTCAAATGGAAATATAATAGGAACATTGTGTGTAATTGATCAAAAACCAAAAAAATTAACAAAAGAGCAAAAAAAGCATCTTGAAAAACTTTCAAAACAAGTTATAAAAATTTTAGATCTACGAATTGAAAATAATAACTATTATAAATTAAAAAATCATTTAAATACCATATTTGATAATATGAATAATGCTTTTTTAGTTCAAGACGAAAATGGAGAAATTAATAAATTCAATAAAACAGCTTTAGATATTTTAAAATTAAAATCTAATGAATCGTTAAATCTTAATTTTTTCTTAGATCAAATTGACATCCTGAATGAAGATGGAAAAAAAATTAATAAATATAAATTTCCATCTAATATTTCTTTGGAAGAAGGAGAAAATTTAAGAAATATTGTGATTGGTCTAAGAAATAAGAAAAAAGAAATAATTTGGTTACGTATAAATACAACCGTTATTTTTCATCAAAAAAGTACAAAAATACTTTTTGTAATAACTGAATTTACAGATATAACAGAAAATAAAATTTTGTCTGATAATGTTAAAAAAATTCAATTAGAGATATTAGAAAAAAGAATTTTTTTGGATATCATTTTACAAAATATTCCATCTGCAATTATAGTAAAAGATGTAAAAAATGATTTTAGAAATTTAATATGGAGTAAAGGGGCGGAACAAATTTTAATGCGTTCTGCTGAAGATGCAATTGGAAAAAATGTATACGATCACTATCCTAAAGAAATTGCAGATAAATATCATAATTGGGATTTAGAAGTTATTAAAAACGAAACTGTTCTAAAAATTGAAGCTGCAGAAACTTTAGTTCCTCATAAAGGGAAAATATTAGTACAAACAAGAAAAATTCCAATTAAAACAAATTCAAATGAAGGTTATAGGTATTTATTAACCGTTTTAGACGATATAACAGAATTATATAAAAATAAAGAAGATGCTCAGGCTGCTGCAAAAGCTAAATCTGAATTTTTAGCAAATATAAGCCATGAAATTAGAACACCAATGAATGGAATAATTGGTATGTGTGATTTATTATTAGATAATAATTCTTTGCCTAACCAAATTGAAAAATTAAAAATAATCCAAAATTGCGGAAGTGTTTTATTAAATTTAGTTAACGATGTCTTAGATTTTTCAAAACTTGAAGCTGGAAAGTTAAATTTAGAAAAAATACCATTTAATTTAAATAAAAGTTGTTTTGAAATTGTTGAATTATTAAATAATCAAGCCTCTGTAAAAGGTCTTATTCTATCCTATAAATGTGATCCTTTAATTCCAGAATGGATTTTAGGTTCTCCTAATCAATTTAGACAAATATTAATGAATTTAGTTACAAATGCAATTAAGTTTACAGAAAGAGGATATGTTAGAATCTTCTCAAAATTAATTAATGATATTGATAATAATTTAGTAATTGAAATTTCAGTTGAAGATACAGGTTTAGGAATTTCAAAAGAAAATCAAAGTAAATTATTCCAAAATTTTTCACAAGTAGATGCTTCAACAACAAGAGTTTATGGGGGAACAGGACTAGGGCTTGCCATTTGCAAAGGGCTTTGTGAATTAATGGGTGGTACCATTTGGTTAGAGAGTATAAAAGAGAAAGGTTCTGTATTTTTCTTTACTTTTACAGCTCAAAATTTAGATGAAAATCAAAAATTGAAATTAAATAAGCCCTCATTCATTTTTGATTCATTTATGGAAAAAAAATATCCATTAAATATTTTAGTCGTTGAAGATAATAAAATTAATTATCAAGTAATTAATGGAATTCTTGAAAAATTTGGATATAAACCCGATTTAGCTACCAATGGTATCATTGCTTTAGAAAAAATAGATACAAATAATTATGACCTTATTTTTATGGATAGTCATATGCCAGAGCTTGATGGATTTGAAGCAACAAAACTAATTATTAAAAAATATGAAAAGTTAAATAAGAAAAGACCACGTATTATTGCTTTAACAGCAAGTTCAATGAAAGAAGATAAAGATCACTGTTTTTCAATAGGTATGGATGGTTTTTTAAGTAAGCCCATCTTAATTGAATCTCTTTTTCAGGAAATTGAAAAATGTTTTTTGAATATTGAAAAGGAATATAATTTAAATTTTAAAAATGAGAATTCTAAATTATCATTTAATTTAAATAGTTTTTTAAATAATTTTCATGGTATAGAAGATTTAGCTTACATTACTATTGGGAATTTTGTAAAACTTTTGCCTAGCTATAAAA
- a CDS encoding CheR family methyltransferase codes for MSETPQKNSITHEELISDIEGFNSLAKILLERTGIYMDSSDKNFSLMSNRMHRVLRKHDCSSYKDFIKLIESGVADIMNEFLEVLTTNTTHFFRENEHFTFLKKTLSIIEKDLEKEKRNEIRVWCAAASTGEEPYTILMTILEYLGNYPKLSIKMHATDLNTQVLEKAKLGIYRPEISENITPDLLLKYFDKDLKTQNYQVKEKFRSMIEFSKFNLRNETYSFPYKFDVIFCRNVMIYFTQNVVEETILKLSGCLSKKGYLFIGHSEAMIGDKHKLKSVIPAVYQHMT; via the coding sequence GTGAGTGAAACTCCTCAAAAAAATTCAATTACACATGAGGAGCTTATATCAGACATTGAAGGATTTAATAGTTTAGCAAAAATCCTTTTAGAACGCACTGGTATTTATATGGATTCAAGTGATAAAAATTTTTCATTAATGTCAAATAGAATGCATCGTGTATTAAGAAAACATGATTGTAGTTCTTATAAAGATTTTATTAAATTAATTGAATCTGGTGTAGCAGATATTATGAATGAGTTTTTAGAGGTATTAACAACAAATACTACTCATTTTTTTAGAGAAAATGAACATTTCACTTTTTTAAAGAAGACTTTATCAATAATTGAAAAAGATCTTGAAAAAGAAAAAAGAAATGAAATACGAGTTTGGTGTGCAGCGGCAAGTACGGGAGAAGAGCCTTATACAATACTCATGACTATCTTAGAATATTTAGGCAATTATCCAAAACTTAGCATAAAAATGCATGCAACAGATCTAAATACTCAGGTGCTTGAAAAAGCAAAATTAGGAATATATAGACCAGAAATTTCTGAAAATATCACTCCCGATCTTTTATTAAAATATTTTGACAAAGATTTAAAAACGCAAAATTATCAAGTAAAAGAAAAATTCAGAAGTATGATTGAATTTAGTAAATTTAATTTAAGAAATGAAACATACTCTTTTCCCTATAAATTTGATGTTATTTTTTGTCGAAATGTAATGATATATTTTACTCAAAATGTGGTAGAAGAAACAATTTTAAAACTTTCTGGATGCCTTTCTAAAAAAGGTTATTTGTTTATCGGGCATTCGGAGGCTATGATTGGTGATAAACATAAATTAAAATCTGTTATTCCCGCAGTATATCAGCATATGACTTAA
- a CDS encoding response regulator, producing MTYLKDHLVLVVDDEPDLREMLVSELQSIDTKTREAKNGKEGIHIVKSEKIDLIISDVRMPGGNGIELLDETKKLNLRKPIFLFITAFSDVTREEIHAHGAEGLISKPFDLPDLIKNLEWLCSPSHERYAIKPSSQIEIEIKINQDPNEKTPFLMGRGGALIPTGKNLLEAGIFIQLDITFLNGKKIIGIAEVLWNGNSNTNGEYCAGVEFKYFNDETRGFAIETLEKCNSIAYVPERSEKFDS from the coding sequence ATGACTTACTTGAAGGATCATCTGGTACTTGTTGTCGATGATGAGCCTGATTTAAGAGAAATGCTGGTTTCCGAGCTTCAATCTATTGATACAAAAACACGTGAAGCTAAAAATGGAAAAGAAGGCATTCATATTGTTAAATCAGAAAAAATTGATTTAATCATAAGTGATGTCCGTATGCCTGGTGGAAATGGAATAGAGCTTCTTGATGAAACAAAAAAATTAAACTTAAGAAAACCAATTTTTCTATTTATTACAGCTTTTTCAGATGTAACACGTGAAGAAATTCATGCTCATGGAGCAGAAGGTCTTATTTCTAAACCATTTGACCTTCCTGATTTAATAAAAAATTTAGAGTGGTTATGTTCCCCTTCACACGAACGTTACGCTATAAAACCAAGTTCACAAATAGAAATCGAAATTAAAATCAATCAAGACCCTAATGAAAAAACTCCATTTTTAATGGGACGTGGCGGAGCATTAATACCAACTGGGAAAAATCTTCTTGAAGCAGGCATTTTTATTCAATTAGACATTACATTTTTAAATGGCAAAAAAATAATAGGTATTGCTGAAGTTTTATGGAATGGAAATAGTAACACAAATGGAGAATATTGTGCTGGCGTTGAGTTTAAATATTTTAATGATGAAACAAGAGGATTTGCAATTGAGACATTAGAAAAATGCAATTCAATTGCATATGTTCCAGAAAGATCTGAAAAATTTGATAGCTAA
- a CDS encoding c-type cytochrome: MKAPARILIVSTLITLFVVFIVLYRYDLLKFNKGSNETIAENAAAPVVMESEVANAAPPKGPSAEQLANGKKLYEQATCTLCHGPTGKADNPTGQAMKATNLTTGQFKHNKNNLPAVKYIAKVIEEGVAGTGMASFKTQVPNEKDRLDLAEYVHSLAGKK; the protein is encoded by the coding sequence GTGAAGGCTCCAGCCCGTATACTAATTGTTTCTACGTTGATTACTCTTTTTGTTGTTTTTATCGTTCTATATAGATACGATCTTTTGAAATTTAATAAAGGATCAAATGAAACGATTGCTGAAAATGCAGCTGCTCCTGTTGTCATGGAGTCAGAGGTAGCAAATGCAGCTCCGCCAAAAGGACCCTCTGCAGAACAACTAGCTAATGGTAAAAAGCTTTATGAACAAGCAACTTGTACCCTTTGTCATGGTCCTACAGGAAAAGCAGATAATCCTACTGGTCAAGCTATGAAAGCAACGAATTTAACCACAGGCCAATTTAAGCACAATAAGAATAATCTTCCTGCTGTGAAGTACATTGCTAAAGTGATTGAAGAAGGGGTTGCAGGAACAGGAATGGCAAGTTTCAAAACTCAAGTTCCAAATGAAAAAGATAGACTTGATTTAGCTGAATATGTTCATTCTTTAGCTGGAAAAAAATAA